In one Leishmania panamensis strain MHOM/PA/94/PSC-1 chromosome 14 sequence genomic region, the following are encoded:
- a CDS encoding immunodominant antigen, putative (TriTrypDB/GeneDB-style sysID: LpmP.14.0900) has product MVSVSNLSAIPVATGKSVLKTMVAIFKEEADVPRVLGESEAFIAYTLKNRRAIRLICRANNERGAFRLHESPVHDLRFVNFHSNVAASASSSDFYVWVAVFERGGAGQRAGEDKSASAEGRLTVKPYFKLVDKVVINAFHFFINPTSSMPDLLMLYGKTAAVLESSKLISEYSTSMLEAKLSTTSRELRQLPQESSLRSICTTFSGSWLAFTSEATRVMACTLRNTTTPAWSGCEGDEIVQLSFVGSHAAGAGDSATAPAADPSSALLAVSSKVKVCLWKLTGVAEPALQRTFTFGRIVTMLTSRNALAIFNDDGQVARVQLSSENDFDTTVYNMGCAVRPTSVCYHESTRFATVLVDAVKELDLYQLATNTNTPNASSPISAPAKEATAAAAAPGSRSNVTPFVDPSIISTGIPFRPAQSSHAAAAPIPASASVAAISANPMATTAVYNNARSALQNATLPQSLDGLVASAVYQGDEALRRTIEGLLNVVKNITQILQLTPDQLMRDHQQLISLALEAQMTELQQAVSTSAAAAPAAPAAASVNSRHSQAFNSYALAKLLAPVASEIATGVTRGVRDTLRAELDTAVSAAFNSNIRANQKEVLRRRLEEVLQETPRMLGENAVKWIDAYVERELSESLARMNASMSALEEQNRKLQAALTQIVNSGAIQEVEAMRAELVELRTAIRSGEGITNNGAAAGAGTAATPPPQTVIEMAEKYIKEGRISQGLSYVVMAQNARCCVQLLDRLSEDDVASVVSDTETSEATWVKLIMQMCEQEATETPDELEKVASFLFDVLSEHDEVIARKTAKAQQVRSDVRHLIARARGKIDRSEGRRVLKNLEKSIQ; this is encoded by the coding sequence ATGGTGTCTGTATCGAACTTGTCCGCGATCCCGGTTGCCACCGGGAAGAGTGTGCTTAAGACGATGGTGGCCATCTTCAAGGAAGAGGCTGACGTTCCACGTGTGCTGGGTGAGTCAGAGGCGTTCATCGCCTATACGCTCAAGAACCGTCGTGCGATTCGGCTCATCTGTCGCGCCAACAACGAGCGTGGAGCGTTTCGGCTGCACGAGAGCCCCGTGCATGACCTTCGTTTTGTCAACTTCCACAGCAACGTGGCTGCCTCTGCGTCCTCCAGTGACTTCTATGTGTGGGTAGCGGTGTTcgagcgaggaggtgctggccAGCGAGCTGGTGAGGACAAGTCCGCCTCCGCGGAGGGGCGTCTGACGGTGAAGCCATATTTTAAACTTGTCGACAAAGTAGTCATCAACGCGTTCCACTTCTTCATCAACCCTACGAGCAGCATGCCAGACCTCCTCATGCTGTACGGCAAGACGGCCGCAGTGCTAGAGAGCTCGAAGCTTATCTCAGAGTACTCGACGAGCATGCTGGAGGCAAAGCTGAGCACAACAAGTcgcgagctgcgccagctgccgcaggaGTCTTCGCTCAGGAGCATATGCACCACCTTCAGTGGCAGCTGGCTAGCCTTCACGTCGGAGGCGACGAGGGTAATGGCGTGTACCCTGCGCAACACGACAACACCGGCATGGAGCGGGTGCGAGGGGGATGAGATTGTACAGCTCAGCTTCGTCGGCAGCCATGCAGCGGGGGCGGGTGATAGTGCTaccgcgccggcagcggacCCCAGCAGCGCCCTGCTTGCCGTCAGCTCCAAGGTAAAGGTGTGTTTGTGGAAGCTTACCGGTGTCGCAgagccagcgctgcagcgcaccttcACGTTCGGCCGCATTGTAACGATGCTCACGTCTCGCAACGCCCTGGCCATCTTCAATGACGATGGCCAGGTGGCGCGTGTTCAGCTGAGCAGTGAAAACGACTTCGACACCACCGTGTACAACATGGGCTGCGCGGTACGGCCAACAAGCGTGTGCTACCACGAATCGACCCGCTTCGCCACAGTACTTGTCGACGCCGTCAAGGAGCTGGACCTGTACCAGCTTGCCACGAACACCAACACACCAAACGCGTCGTCTCCGATCTCCGCAccggcgaaggaggcgaccgcagctgcggcagctccCGGGTCGCGCAGCAACGTCACACCTTTTGTCGACCCCTCCATCATCAGCACCGGTATCCCGTTTCGTCCGGCCCAGAGCagccacgccgctgctgcccctattccagcgtcggcgtcggtggcggcTATCAGCGCGAACCCAATGGCTACAACGGCCGTTTACAACAACGCTCGCAGCGCTCTCCAGAACGCCACCCTCCCGCAGTCTCTCGACGGGCTTGTGGCCAGCGCCGTGTACCAAGGCGACGAGGCCCTGCGCCGCACCATCGAGGGCCTGCTGAACGTGGTAAAGAACATTACACAGATCCTTCAGCTCACCCCCGACCAGCTCATGCGCGACCATCAGCAGCTCATCTCGCTGGCTCTGGAGGCGCAGATGACGGAGCTTCAACAGGCCGTGAGcacgtcggcggcggcggctcctgccgcgcctgctgccgcgtcTGTAAACAGTCGCCACTCCCAGGCCTTCAACAGCTACGCGCTAGCAAAGCTTCTGGCGCCTGTCGCGAGCGAGATTGCCACTGGCGTGACGCGCGGAGTGCGTGATACTCTCCGAGCTGAGCTGGACACCGCGGTGAGCGCCGCCTTCAACTCGAACATTCGTGCCAATcagaaggaggtgctgcgccgtcgcctggaggaggtgctgcaagAGACGCCGCGGATGCTCGGAGAGAACGCCGTCAAGTGGATCGACGCGTACGTGGAGCGGGAGCTGAGTGAGTCGCTGGCCCGCATGAACGCAAGCATGAGCGCCTTGGAGGAGCAGAACCGCAAGCTGCAGGCGGCCTTGACGCAGATCGTGAACTCGGGCGCTATACAGGAGGTGGAAGCCATGCGGGCAGAACTCGTGGAGCTCCGCACCGCCATCCGGAGCGGTGAGGGCATAACTAAcaacggcgctgcggctggtgctggtacagcagcgacgccgccccCGCAAACGGTGATCGAAATGGCGGAGAAGTACATAAAGGAGGGTCGTATTTCGCAGGGCCTTTCGTACGTCGTAATGGCGCAGaacgctcgctgctgcgtgcagctgctggaccgCCTCTCGGAGGATGATGTGGCAAGCGTCGTGTCTGACACAGAGACGTCGGAAGCGACTTGGGTGAAGCTGATCATGCAGATGTGCGAGCAGGAGGCAACGGAGACACCAGACGAGCTCGAAAAGGTTGCATCTTTTCTCTTCGACGTGCTGTCGGAGCACGATGAGGTAATCGCCAGGAAGACGGCCAAGGCGCAGCAAGTCCGCAGCGACGTGCGCCACCTCATCGCCCGTGCGCGCGGCAAAATTGACCGCAGCGAAGGTCGCCGCGTGCTGAAGAACCTCGAAAAAAGCATTCAGTAG
- a CDS encoding mitochondrial DNA polymerase I protein C, putative (TriTrypDB/GeneDB-style sysID: LpmP.14.0890): MDPVSRPQKKRARASRSSSTVASAEPSPPVAQAPLDTPCQYSGSTVDEVDENDVRSNEDAGAQHHGDLYGDSTELAVGEASGYGGSDHHDSTVVDDGDIADDAVTGTNLGEAEQVERAAEVREETDYSAVDGEIASALPCIGNLLDFESPLNLRLATLTRQHGKAFRAIAVYLPDTRTTMNFDITFEDIASGARLVCKLDEIKSRYVEWISLFCASFIAVFVPTLQSPSVVLLQNAIGSSRPARPPPPAGSYHPQLNEDPDHLFFSYTKLREVISHKKKDKALNPKLLTMAVLNAYAEEWKNFISAPLSCAPQAFLLAAFNFQSHSGDINAGAMLNKELLQAQLAAAADAIVLYSSTNGSQATRRRTGAVATSLSATSTGLLRNESDRWGLIFVSAPARTAVGTAAIPPMQDLLTGQFVQPLSLSERHLIYIIGTGSAAESFARFPLARKGNCAFSILLQDVESQLGLERPHRLNLTSMLTQALDSFSRITWMGLMKEENGEPHMPHPSSAFYRLQRRSVQREIMPSFLEPVFAPGPRFMGGGAGGRTVDSMGRPIRGGTPDVAVGRGGTLARDLRATAQASRLLEEHIQVIYNSQERLSREKALQEAMRSRVAYFMHVTSASVTAARRADNPFSARNGMIDVLGQLWTSLSLMNPPTVRHWQASIEDKTGEVKKFVDPEVVLPDTLPIGPPEAPNPKDRAENAILIGWDIKRILLFLRRSVRLRTFLYNGGKVWCAQYAQYLLKGFNNLHLATMERTLLQYHDGPLKGSMQPLAKLKLIYEMQLEVAVSTRQMSSVQHRMDGLLASMEMELQGLQLAPQSQVTYFANTLRLDHERLEKVLHQKIMDFTQSMDDDVRQRINFRSPQDISTIIYGGGLCRHLGSRFIPVKPTRYPVTSLFPHAVCYVTGTNVPDAYMQVDTLLGGNSGVGSGGQNSGSVITMNDAQRSLQTIQQLCKRCSIDALIQQTAVVVVLCKVKIGGWLEQISLYCPAATGPETREINLRVAVDDVIPVAERPDVVTVTQLKECIAAYEPLKQLLAASSAASTGASRAPTARKPSGKKTRQGGKVGGDGEAAADLRNILILTNCTHDKLETLVDTGVLEAIKKAVFDGHTDGGGPASLERVCFADVNKAFPPPPQGADSFESDFSELTSSNVITFSARCTWEVHAKELVSLGGVEGAVKSIVSQCASVLGTPRDAFRSSQPTPSSAPQGLHGQEQASTAGMLWMVTPEKLHPLLRRFLRGKSASSGADAMERVTTLLSPYKTVDLSFFSALQQLRFTEKKLQLFEEGCLFRAVLPECHDRVHGELCHCVTATGRLSSQSPNLQNIPKEEDLRRLIVSRFGAQGMMIEADYSQLEVVVLAALCRDPRMMQELRDNVDFHCLRVSLMTKEPYEDVVRKAKVKKDPQYIQLRQQAKVFSFQRQYGAGISTISTTTGLTEQEVDRLIVAEEHHYKELSKYYSLVTRCVESGADRLLRLRTLDTSCWNTNIRRVVMLTEPMYYFVVPTGSKFDFTRDRKSVPRLKNYPVQGLAGEIVQIMCGAIVREFYQKRNYGEKAFLVNTVHDCVWVDAHKSVADEVRADLARIMGHTQETIATLWPDMKLDVPFKVEIHSGSSLGELSA, from the coding sequence ATGGACCCTGTCAGTCGTCCCCAAAAGAAGCGGGCACGggcctctcgctcttcctccaccgTAGCTTCAGCGGAGCCGTCTCCACCCGTAGCGCAGGCGCCGCTGGATACTCCCTGTCAgtacagcggcagcaccgttgACGAGGTTGATGAAAACGATGTCCGCAGCAACGAAGACGCTggggcgcagcaccacggaGACCTCTACGGAGATTCCACTGAATTGGCCGTCGGAGAAGCAAGCGGGTACGGTGGCAGCGATCACCACGACAGCACGGTAGTGGATGACGGCGATATCGCCGACGATGCCGTGACAGGTACAAACTTGGGCGAAGCGGAGCAGGTGGAACGCGCAGCCGAGGTGCGCGAGGAGACAGACTACAGCGCAGTGGACGGTGAGATAgcgtcagcgctgccgtgcaTAGGAAACCTTCTCGACTTTGAGAGTCCGCTGAATCTCCGGCTCGCTACGCTGACGCGTCAGCACGGCAAGGCGTTCCGCGCGATCGCCGTGTACCTGCCGGACACACGGACCACCATGAACTTTGACATCACCTTCGAGGACATTGCGAGCGGTGCGCGGCTTGTGTGTAAGCTGGATGAGATTAAGTCGCGCTATGTGGAGTGGATCAGTCTCTTCTGTGCGTCCTTCATCGCCGTCTTCGTACCAACGCTACAGTCGCCGAGCGTGGTACTACTGCAGAACGCTATCGGCTCGTCGAGGCCTGCacgaccgccaccgccggcgggCAGTTATCACCCCCAGCTGAACGAGGACCCTgaccacctcttcttctcctacACGAAACTGCGCGAAGTAATCTCGCACAAGAAGAAGGATAAGGCGCTGAACCCGAAGCTGCTCACCATGGCGGTGCTGAACGCGTATGCCGAAGAGTGGAAGAACTTCATCTCGGCACCGCTTTCCTGCGCCCCGCAGGCATTTCTCCTCGCCGCCTTTAACTTTCAAAGCCACTCCGGCGACATCAACGCTGGTGCGATGCTCAACAAAGAGCTCCTGcaagcgcagctggcggcggcggcagatgCGATCGTGCTGTATTCCTCGACGAACGGCAGCCAAGCCACGCGGCGCCGAACCGGGGCCGTCGCCACGTCTCTCTCAGCCACTTCGActgggctgctgcgcaacgagAGCGACCGGTGGGGCCTCATCTTTGTATCGGCGCCGGCGCGCACGGCAGTCGGCACGGCAGCCATCCCCCCGATGCAGGACCTTCTTACCGGCCAGTTTGTGCagccgctctccctctcagaGCGGCACCTGATCTACATTATCGGCACCGGGTCGGCCGCCGAGAGCTTCGCCCGCTTCCCGCTAGCTCGCAAAGGCAACTGCGCCTTCTCGATTCTTCTCCAGGACGTGGAGTCTCAGCTGGGGCTGGAGCGGCCACACCGGCTGAACTTGACCTCCATGCTGACCCAAGCGCTGGATAGCTTCTCGCGCATCACGTGGATGGGTCtcatgaaggaggagaatgGTGAACCGCACATGCCGCACCCCAGCTCCGCCTTCTACCGactgcagcgtcgcagcgTGCAGCGGGAGATCATGCCAAGCTTCCTCGAGCCCGTCTTCGCGCCTGGGCCGCGCTTCATGggaggcggcgccggtggcagGACCGTCGATAGCATGGGTCGTCCCATCCGCGGTGGTACTCCAGACGTCGCCGTCGGTAGGGGTGGTACCCTCGCTCGTGATTTGCGTGCCACTGCGCAAGCGAGCCGACTCCTGGAGGAGCACATTCAAGTCATCTACAACAGCCAGGAGCGGCTGAGTCGAGaaaaggcgctgcaggaagcGATGCGGAGCCGCGTCGCGTACTTTATGCATGTCACGAGCGCCAGTGTTACGGCCGCCCGCCGTGCGGATAATCCGTTCTCAGCGCGCAACGGCATGATTGACGTGTTGGGGCAGCTGTGGACGTCGCTCAGCTTGATGAACCCGCCGACGGTGCGGCACTGGCAAGCCAGTATTGAGGACAAGACGGGTGAAGTGAAGAAATTTGTTGACccggaggtggtgctgccggaCACGTTGCCGATTGGCCCACCTGAAGCGCCAAATCCGAAGGACAGGGCCGAGAACGCGATCTTGATTGGGTGGGACATCAAGCGCATCTTGCTGTTCCTGCGGCGTAGCGTGAGGCTACGCACATTCTTGTACAACGGTGGCAAGGTATGGTGTGCGCAGTATGCCCAGTACCTGCTGAAGGGCTTCAACAACCTACACTTGGCCACAATGGAgcggacgctgctgcagtatCACGATGGGCCGCTGAAGGGGTCGATGCAGCCCTTGGCAAAGCTGAAGCTGATTTACGAGATGCAGCTCGAGGTCGCTGTGAGCACGCGGCAGATGTCCtcggtgcagcaccgcatgGATGGCCTGCTGGCGTCGATGGAGATGGAGCTGCAggggctgcagctggcgccgcAGTCGCAGGTGACGTACTTTGCCAACACACTGCGCCTCGACCACGAGCGactggagaaggtgctgcatcAGAAGATAATGGACTTCACCCAGTCCATGGACGACGATGTGCGGCAACGCATCAACTTCCGTTCTCCGCAGGATATCAGCACCATCATCTACGGCGGCGGTCTGTGTCGCCACCTCGGATCTCGTTTTATCCCTGTGAAGCCAACCAGATACCCGGTAACAAGCCTCTTCCCGCACGCCGTGTGCTACGTCACTGGCACGAATGTGCCAGACGCCTACATGCAGGTAGACACCTTACttggcggcaacagcggcgtaggcagcggtggccagaacagcggcagcgtaATCACGATGAATGATGCACAGCGCAGCCTGCAGACGATTCAGCAACTCTGCAAGCGCTGCTCGATTGATGCGCTGATTCAGCAGACCGccgtcgtggtggtgctctgcAAGGTAAAGATTGGTGGCTGGCTGGAGCAGATATCGCTCTACTGccctgccgccaccggcCCCGAGACGCGCGAGATCAACCTTCGGGTGGCCGTGGACGACGTCATTCCCGTGGCGGAACGGCCGGATGTGGTGACAGTGACACAGCTGAAGGAGTGCATCGCGGCCTACGAGCCGCtcaagcagctgctcgcggCGTCATCAGCGGCATCGACAGGGGCGTCAAGGGCGCCCACAGCACGCAAGCCGAGTGGCAAGAAGACGCGACAAGGCGGCAAGGtgggcggcgacggtgaagctgcagcagacctGCGCAACATCCTCATTCTAACAAACTGCACGCACGACAAGTTGGAGACGCTGGTGGACACCGGCGTACTCGAGGCCATCAAGAAGGCCGTGTTTGACGGGCACACGGACGGAGGAGGGCCCGCATCGCTAGAGCGGGTGTGCTTCGCTGACGTCAACAAGGCCttcccgccgccgcctcaggGCGCCGACTCGTTCGAGTCTGACTTCTCGGAGCTCACCTCGTCCAACGTCATCACCTTCTCAGCCCGGTGCACATGGGAAGTGCATGCGAAGGAGCTCGTCTCGCTTGGTGGCGTCGAGGGAGCTGTGAAGAGTATTGTGTCGCAGTGTGCCTCCGTTCTGGGCACGCCGCGAGATGCGTTTCGCAGTTCTCAGCCAACCCCGTCAAGCGCGCCGCAGGGCCTGCATGGGCAGGAGCAGGCATCGACTGCCGGCATGCTGTGGATGGTGACACCGGAGAAGCTGCAtcccctgctgcggcgcttctTGCGCGGCAAGTCTGCGTCATCCGGCGCTGACGCGATGGAGCGGGTCACAACGCTGCTGTCACCGTACAAGACGGTCgacctctccttcttttccgcgcttcagcagcttcgcTTTACCGAGAAAAAACTCCAGCTCTTCGAGGAGGGCTGCCTTTTCCGTGCCGTGCTGCCGGAATGCCACGACCGTGTGCACGGCGAGCTGTGCCACTGCGTGACGGCTACGGgtcgcctctcctcccagTCGCCGAACCTGCAGAACATTCCTAAGGAGGAggacctgcgccgcctgaTTGTGTCGCGATTTGGTGCGCAGGGGATGATGATCGAAGCGGACTACAGTCAGCTGGAggtcgtcgtcctcgccgcgCTGTGCCGCGACCCGCGCATgatgcaggagctgcgcgacaacGTTGACTTTCACTGCCTACGTGTCTCGCTCATGACGAAGGAGCCCTACGAAGATGTGGTGCGCAAGGCGAAGGTGAAGAAAGACCCGCAATACAtccagctgcggcagcaggcgaAAGTGTTCTCCTTCCAGCGCCAGTACGGCGCCGGCATTTCAACcatctccaccaccacgggGCTCACGGAGCAGGAGGTGGATCGCCTCATTGTGGCCGAGGAACACCACTACAAGGAACTGAGCAAGTACTACAGCCTCGTGACGAGGTGCGTCGAGTCAGGGGCGgatcggctgctgcggctgcgcacgcTGGACACGTCTTGTTGGAACACCAACATCCGCCGCGTCGTGATGCTGACAGAGCCGATGTACTACTTTGTTGTGCCTACCGGCAGCAAGTTCGACTTTACGAGGGACCGCAAGAGTGTGCCACGCCTGAAGAACTACCCGGTGCAGGGCCTCGCTGGGGAAATCGTTCAGATCATGTGCGGCGCCATCGTGCGCGAGTTCTACCAAAAGCGCAACTATGGCGAGAAGGCGTTTTTGGTGAACACCGTGCACGACTGCGTTTGGGTGGACGCGCACAAGTCTGTCGCCGACGAGGTCCGCGCCGATCTTGCACGCATCATGGGACACACGCAGGAAACCATTGCCACCCTTTGGCCCGACATGAAGCTGGACGTGCCCTTCAAGGTGGAGATCCACTCGGGTTCGTCGCTGGGGGAGTTGTCGGCGTAG
- a CDS encoding glutathione synthetase, putative (TriTrypDB/GeneDB-style sysID: LpmP.14.0880) — MATTATTTAATAAEDILEGLPSEEELAAKCLQLGLAMRQPPTYHVTHPALSLRPLPMKVEVLRELYGLQLLWNEAINRTARNFEFLRDSMRSTAESDRDFTGRLLSILERVYMTTPDGAKAPVYQPLMLGIFRSDYMSSVDSESSSPVSPAEAAASVTLSGAAAAAVATETSRQWKNIEFNTISCSFAGLSPLVQQFHAYLQKFREADMNARAAADLEHVEASSLSTSSVVAALPHQHAPAYVPDQMHSSAVQVPAALAKAVAAWRSAVPCAGFLRQYQHRTGVKLKPIVLVVVQKNEMNTADQYKLLLELLETHRVLSLRRTLAELHETMRLEHANLGESRCDHSTGTKEVVSEQLQPPFLVLEGKYVVAVTYFRSTYVPQDLPTDAAWQTREWIEESNAVKCPSIPYHLMTFKKMQQLMSNVSEVLAPVSFAGDQQKAAALAEHFVPQYSLNKDEYGRSGENQQCNDKDKVIDDPEYWIADAVEHLERYVLKPQLEGGGNLIAGEAMQRLLRDAKSDDPLYQKIRREYILMRKIHCPVMKGIFFRQNQIHVVESNVSSELGIYGVTLSSDANQYIMNEAAGSVVRTKPADVADGGVMAGIAALDSVQLIDEAPHEVAWSGASAVADERYP; from the coding sequence ATggctaccaccgccaccaccacagctgcgacagctgcCGAAGATATCCTCGAGGGTCTTccaagcgaggaggagctcgcaGCCAAGTGCCTTCAGTTGGGACTTGCCATGCGTCAGCCCCCCACTTACCACGTCACCCATCCTGCCTTGTCCCTGCGTCCCCTCCCCATGAAGGTGGAGGTACTGCGCGAGCTGTACGGCCTCCAGCTCCTGTGGAATGAAGCGATTAACCGCACGGCGCGCAACTTTGAGTTCTTGCGTGACTCGATGCGGTCGACAGCAGAGAGTGATCGTGACTTCACAGGCCGACTGCTCTCCATTCTGGAGAGGGTGTACATGACCACCCCTGACGGGGCCAAGGCTCCGGTATACCAGCCGCTAATGTTGGGCATCTTCCGCTCCGACTACATGAGCTCCGTTGACTCTGAGAGCAGCAGTCCCGTCTCCCCTGCTGAGGCCGCGGCCTCTGTGACGCTGTctggtgcggcggcagcggcggttgcGACAGAGACGTCGCGACAGTGGAAGAACATCGAGTTCAACACCATCAGCTGCTCCTTCGCCGGGCTCTCCCCGCTGGTCCAGCAGTTCCATGCTTACCTGCAGAAGTTCCGCGAGGCTGACATGAACGCCAGGGCTGCGGCGGACCTCGAGCACGTCGAGGCGTCCTCGCTCTCCACGTCATCCGTCGTGGCCGCCTTGCCGCACCAACACGCGCCCGCGTACGTGCCGGACCAAATGCATAGCTCGGCAGTGCAGGTGCCGGCGGCACTTGCCAAGGCGGTCGCTGCTTGGCGCAGTGCTGTCCCCTGCGCAGGCTTCCTTCGCCAGTATCAGCACCGCACGGGTGTCAAGCTGAAGCCGATTGTGCTCGTCGTTGTGCAGAAAAACGAGATGAACACGGCTGATCAGTacaagctgctgctggagcttcTCGAGACTCACCGCGTGTTAAGTCTGCGGCGCACGCTCGCTGAGCTGCATGAAACGATGCGACTTGAGCACGCTAACCTTGGTGAAAGCAGATGCGATCACAGCACGGGGACCAAGGAAGTCGtgagcgagcagctgcagccgccctTCTTGGTGCTGGAGGGGAAGTACGTCGTAGCGGTGACCTACTTCCGCAGCACCTACGTGCCGCAGGACCTGCCTACGGATGCAGCATGGCAGACGCGGGAGTGGATCGAGGAGTCCAACGCGGTCAAGTGCCCGAGCATACCGTACCACCTGATGACCTTTAAgaagatgcagcagctcatgTCGAATGTGtcggaggtgctggcgccggTGAGCTTCGCTGGTGACCAGCAGAAAGCCGCTGCCTTGGCGGAACATTTTGTACCGCAGTACTCGCTGAATAAAGATGAGTATGGCCGGTCTGGCGAGAATCAGCAGTGCAACGACAAGGATAAGGTGATCGACGACCCGGAGTACTGGATCGCTGACGCGGTGGAGCACCTAGAGCGGTATGTGCTGAAGCCGCAGCTtgagggcggcggcaaccTCATCGCTGGCGAAGCCATGCAGCGCTTGCTGCGTGATGCGAAGAGCGACGACCCACTCTACCAGAAGATCCGGCGTGAGTACATATTGATGCGCAAAATTCACTGCCCGGTGATGAAGGGAATTTTTTTCCGGCAGAATCAAATCCACGTGGTGGAGAGCAATGTGAGCTCGGAGCTTGGCATCTACGGCGTCACCCTGTCATCCGATGCAAATCAGTACATCATGAATGAAGCCGCTGGCAGCGTGGTGCGGACGAAGCCGGCAGATGTCGCCGACGGTGGCGTAATGGCTGGCATAGCTGCTTTGGACAGCGTCCAGCTGATCGATGAGGCGCCGCATGAAGTTGCCTGGTCTGGTGCCAGCGCGGTTGCTGATGAACGCTACCCCTAG